Below is a genomic region from Leucobacter exalbidus.
CGAAATCGGCAAGATCCCACTCGGCAAGCACGCGCTCGGCCTGACGCACGTCAATGCTGTCGTACTGCTCGTTCCAACGCCCCTCAACCGAGTAGGCAGCGGTCAGCACCACATCGCGCACCAGTTCGTGTGCGGGGATGCGGCGCGCCGAAGCCGACGACACAAAGCCGATGCGGGTGCGCAGGTCAAACACGTCAACCTTGCCGAGGCGTTCGTCGAGCACGTCGACGCTGCCCGTGGTGGGGTAGTCGGCTGCCATCGCGAGCTTCATCAGCGTGGTTTTTCCTGCCCCGTTGGGGCCAAGCACCACCCAACGCTCAGAATCTTCAACCGACCAACTCACGTTATCGAGAATCGGGCGTTGATTTCGCACGTATGAAACATCGTTGAGGCGCAGCACGTTGGTCATGTTCTTAGCCTAACGAGTTCACCCGTGCGGCAGGGTGCGGCACGCTGCATAGACTGGGAGCATGACAGTGTCTCCCCTTGTTGTGCTCGATTGTGATTCCACCACCATTCAGGATGAGGTGATTGAACTCATCGCCGATGCCGCGGGTAGCCGCGCGGCCGTCGCCGAGGTCACCGAACGTGCCATGCGCGGCGAACTCGACTTCGCCGAGAGCCTGCGTGAGCGCGTCGCCACACTGGCCGGCACCGCCGATACCGTGTTCGCCGACACATATGCGCGCATTCGCCTGACCCCAGGCATTCGTGAACTGGTGGCCGAGGTGCACCGCCGCGGCGGCAAGGTGGGCGTCGTCTCTGGCGGCTTCCACGAGGTGCTCGACCCGCTCGCGAAAGAGCTGGGGCTCGATTTCTGGCGCGCCAACCGCCTCGAGGTGGTTGATGGGGCACTCACCGGCCGCACCGTGGGGCCGATCATTGACGCCTCAGCCAAGGCCGACGCCCTGCAGGAGTGGGCCACAGACAGCGGCATCGCGCTTTCGGCAACCGTCGCCATCGGTGATGGAGCGAATGATCTCGAGATGATGAAGGTCGCCCAGATCGGCGTGTCTTTCAACGGCAAGCCCGTCGTCGTCGAGCGCGCTGACGAGGCCATCGAGGGCGATCTTGCGCTCGCGATCCCGCTGCTCGATCGCCTGAGCTAGGCCTGACCGGGCAAAGTCCCCAAGAAAACGAGTGGGTGGCAAACTGTGCCTGCCACCCACTCGCGAGGCTGTCTGCCTCGTGCTGATCCGGATCATTGCCGACCCGGCCCCAGCCTCAGTTCGTGCCTAGTGCCCCATGCCCAGGCCACCGTCGACCGGAATCACGGCGCCCGAGATATAGGCGGCGTCGTCGCCCGCGAGGAACGAAGCAACGCCCGCGATCTCTGACACCTGCGCGAAGCGCGCGGCGGGGATCGACGCGAGGTACTTCTGCTGCTGCTCTTCGGGGAGCGCTGCGGTCATGTCGGTTTCGACGAATCCGGGGGCGATCACGTTGGCGGTGATGTTTCGTGACCCGAGCTCGCGCGTCAGTGACCGCGCAAAGCCGACGAGCGCGGCCTTTGACGACGAGTAGTTGATCTGCCCGGGTGAGCCGTACAGGCCGACGACGCTCGAGAGCATGATGACGCGCCCGAAGCGACCCTTGAGGAAGCCCTTAGCTGCACGCTTCACGACGCGGAACGTGCCCGTGAGGTTCGTGTCGATGACGCTCGTGAACTCTTCTTCAGACATGCGCAGCAGCAGCGTGTCCTTCGTGATGCCGGCGTTGGCCACCAGCACCTCGATCGGGCCGTACTCGGCCTCGACCTG
It encodes:
- a CDS encoding ABC transporter ATP-binding protein, with product MTNVLRLNDVSYVRNQRPILDNVSWSVEDSERWVVLGPNGAGKTTLMKLAMAADYPTTGSVDVLDERLGKVDVFDLRTRIGFVSSASARRIPAHELVRDVVLTAAYSVEGRWNEQYDSIDVRQAERVLAEWDLADFADNTFGTLSDGEQKRAMIARAVMTDPEMLLLDEPSASLDLGARERLLQMLSGFARSPYSPAMIMVTHHVEEIPPGFTHVLMMRGGKVQAAGPIAETLTAENLEVTFGMQFELAEANGRYAATARP
- the serB gene encoding phosphoserine phosphatase SerB, producing MTVSPLVVLDCDSTTIQDEVIELIADAAGSRAAVAEVTERAMRGELDFAESLRERVATLAGTADTVFADTYARIRLTPGIRELVAEVHRRGGKVGVVSGGFHEVLDPLAKELGLDFWRANRLEVVDGALTGRTVGPIIDASAKADALQEWATDSGIALSATVAIGDGANDLEMMKVAQIGVSFNGKPVVVERADEAIEGDLALAIPLLDRLS
- the fabG gene encoding 3-oxoacyl-ACP reductase FabG yields the protein MTTSRTVLITGGNRGIGYAIAERLLADGHRVAVTARSGEGPEGALTVRADITDAASIDAAFTQVEAEYGPIEVLVANAGITKDTLLLRMSEEEFTSVIDTNLTGTFRVVKRAAKGFLKGRFGRVIMLSSVVGLYGSPGQINYSSSKAALVGFARSLTRELGSRNITANVIAPGFVETDMTAALPEEQQQKYLASIPAARFAQVSEIAGVASFLAGDDAAYISGAVIPVDGGLGMGH